A region from the Actinoplanes sp. OR16 genome encodes:
- a CDS encoding response regulator transcription factor, with translation MISLALADDQTLVRAGFRTILAREEDMTVTGEAANGDEAVRLAREKRPDVLLMDIRMPGKDGLAATREICGDPDLADVRVVILTTFESDEYIYGAIRAGASGFLLKDLEPEELIHAVRVVARGDALLAPAVTRRLIAEMSARPAPPPPPRLDGLTARELEILDLVAAGLSNEEIAARLRISHATVKTHVSRVLTKLAVRDRAQLVVWAYESGRARPGWHTSPDV, from the coding sequence ATGATCTCCCTTGCGCTGGCCGACGATCAGACATTGGTACGCGCGGGCTTCCGCACGATCCTCGCCCGCGAAGAGGACATGACCGTCACCGGCGAGGCCGCGAACGGCGACGAGGCGGTGCGGCTGGCCCGCGAGAAGCGGCCCGACGTGCTGCTCATGGACATCCGCATGCCCGGCAAGGACGGTCTCGCCGCCACCCGCGAGATCTGCGGCGACCCGGATCTCGCGGACGTCCGGGTCGTCATCCTCACCACGTTCGAGTCGGACGAGTACATCTACGGCGCGATCCGGGCCGGCGCCAGCGGTTTCCTGCTCAAGGATCTGGAGCCGGAGGAGCTGATCCATGCCGTACGGGTGGTGGCCCGCGGCGACGCCCTGCTCGCCCCGGCGGTGACCCGGCGGCTGATCGCCGAGATGTCGGCCCGGCCGGCACCGCCGCCTCCGCCGCGGCTCGACGGCCTGACCGCCCGCGAACTGGAGATCCTCGACCTGGTCGCGGCCGGCCTGTCCAACGAGGAGATCGCCGCGAGACTGCGGATCAGCCACGCCACGGTCAAGACCCATGTGTCCCGGGTGCTCACCAAGCTCGCGGTGCGTGATCGCGCTCAGCTCGTGGTCTGGGCGTACGAATCAGGTCGTGCTCGTCCGGGCTGGCATACATCTCCCGATGTATGA